cccCTGTTTACTGGTCACTGGATTTCACTGTACTTCACTGATTGCACTGATTGGATCCCCATCATCTGCCAAATGGCAGTTTAGATATTTAGGGCTCAATAGGTAGAGATCAGCAGCTAGTGTTCTCTAGTATATCCTATAGTATTTGAAACCATTACACATGCCAACATATATGACTCAACACTTAAGAAATATCCAGAACCTTCTGTAGCTTGAGCATCTCAACTGTCCCTAGACACTGATTTCTAGGCAATCAAATTGTGCATCTGTATATTGACTCTGCATTTTAGACACTTAAATTTAAGACATCTGAATCTTACTCtcataacatttttcatgtgtttaaacatgtattttccaTATCATTTGAAATATTCTAGTGTGTCTCAGAGGCCTGGAAGATAGAACACAATATCTATGGGAGACTTACACTCTTTTGGTGTGACAAATGGAGGACTAGAATATCCTAGTGTAAATCAAATGGCACCTGATCCCTTTCATATTGTGATAACACAGTATTATATATGAGATCTGTTTGCCCTAATGTGCGATAATGTATGTATGGATGTGCTTTCAGGAACTGCATCTTTAAACAGTTGTGAGTCAGTCTGACTACAGTAGATTTTCCTGTCATTCAGTGTTGTGAACTACAGTGTAACAGGGAGAGGTAAATGTATCCAGAAAATTATTGAATCCAGAAAACTAAGTTCctataaaaaattattaacttcAACTTCTGGAGTTGCCAATTTCTGTTTATCATACTTTTGCCACCTGTGTTTTGCACCTGAAGGTGCTGGTTCATTACAATAccagtaagaaaggcactcaCACTCTGTAAAATATCACTTGAAATGCCACTTATGGGAGCTAACACTATAATGAAAAACAGGTTGTTACAGATAATCCTACATCCTTTCAGATGCTGGGAACCCTGAGCTGTGCAGCATCAGATGGATCAGGGAACAGTATGCTGTGCAGATCTGTCTGTGGAAATGTTATCCACTTTTGGTCACTCAAGCCATTACAGGGAACAATTGTTCCCTTAAAAGAGAATAATTCTATCCAGCATTCCTACTGTCAAACAGAAAGGATGTTCACATAAGAAGTTCTTGCTACGCTTTTATGTAAAGAGAAAGGCACACAAGTGGAGCAATCACAGGTACCAAGTGGGAGCTGATTGCAGGCTATACTGTTAAATTTAACTTAAGCAAAGCTTATCCTCCAGCCaatggcacagcacagcacaacaaAGGCCTGAAGGCCAAGCTGTACATGCAGCAAAGCATATGCCTGGGCCTACTCAGGTTAAACATCACGTGGATCACTAATTCCTCAGTGTACAATGGTTTTCAAGTCAGGTTTACTACACACTACCATATGCCAAACATGAAGTCATGTAAAGGTATGGCTATAAAAATAGTATAGATACAGcaagaataacattttctgCATACAGTAAGATTGTGATAGAATAAGGAAGTCAGCCTATTTTTTGACAGGTGTTTTAGCTCTCTTTAACTGTGTCTCTAGGGATTTGGCCAACTGTTTCTCAATGATATCCAACATTCCTACATGGGTTTGAAAATTATAAATCTAGGTTTtaggattttcaaaaggaaattatcCATCAGCGAGGCTCTAGTATGACTAATTATATTGCTATTGTAGCAGAATAAATTACAGCCAGGTGTAGTTCAGTCATCAAAGCACCCTCATGAATGGGAAGGAGACACTTCCACATAGAAACAATGACACAATTTCTTCCTTGCCAGACTTCAGTGCAGCAAGACAGTGATGATTGAGTCAGCAATGAACAAGCTGTAGTGCACTTACTCAACTACATTTCAAGAAGGAAACTTCTCACTACTGTCCATGTTCCTCTGTATCCTTAGCCTAGGTGTGCAACTTATCAGTGTGCAGAACAGCTTGTACCTATGACCTTTCTCAGAATCTCTTTCACCTCCTTGTTCCTCAGGCAATAGATTAGAGGGTTCAGTGCTGGAGTGAATACAGCATAAAAGACAGACACTATTTTGTTGAGGTTGAATGGATGGATCCTCCTGGGCCTGGCATACATGAAGAGAGTGGCTGAGAAAAAGATAATGACTACAGTGAAATGGGAGGTACAagtggaaaaggcttttctcCGTCCTTGGGCTGAAGGCATACACAAGATAGTTGACAAGATACAGCAGTAAGAGAAAACAATGATCAAGAGAGGTATCAGCAGGATCACCAAGGCTAATACAAAGTCCACAGTCTCTGCAAGGGACATGTCAGTGCAGGAAAGGTTCAGGACTGGAGATATGTCACAGAAGAAGTGGTTTATGACTTGTGGACCACAAAATGTGAGGCGTGAAATAAAAGACACCTTGAccaaggaaatggaaaagccTCCTGCCCATGAGAGAATTGACAGCTGAAAGCACAACTTGTGTGTCATGATGGCTGGGTAGCGCAGGGGATGGCAGACAGCCAAATAGCGGTCATAGGCCATTACAGCCAAGAGGACACATTCAGTACACATAAGGGAGATAAAGAAGTATAACTGGGTCATGCAGCTGGAGAATGAGATGGTGATGCTCTGTGACCAGAACCCAAACAAAAGCCTAGGCAATGTTACTGAGACGTACCAAATCTCCAGGAAGGACAAGTTCCCCAGGAAATAATACATGGGCTTTTGGAGGTGATGGTTCCTTTTCaccacaaagatgatgattGCATTCTCAGTGATTGTTACCATGTAGGTGACCAGAAAGACCAGGTAAAGTAAGAACTGGACCTGCAGCCTATAGGAAAATCCCAGAAGAATGAACTCATTGATAGCAGTTTGGTTCTTCATTCCACATTGGGTGCCCACAGCTATCCCTGCAAGTgtcaaagcagaagaaaaagcaaatgtaagaGTTCCAACAAAGCAAGTTTGTGTGAAGAATTAGGGCACTTAGTAAACTGTTTCCTGTGGAAATTTTTTATAAAGTAGAACCAACATTActtacaagaaagaaagaaagtgagagGGACACAGGTCTGTTTCCAATGACTTGTTAGTTTGCTTTCAATAGCAACACtggaaaaacaacacaaaacttAGCAAAAAAAGCTCCAGAAGACAACTGTAATGCACACTATTTTCCTGTAGGATGGAGAATGGAAGAACACAGACACTCACATTGCTGAAAACAGGACCACAAAAGTTCAGGTagtatatagaaaaaaaaggctaaacATAGATGTAATACTAATTGaacacagttttgaaaatgttggaCTTTCTTAATTTCCTATTAGGAAGTTATCCACccctgtatttttcagtgatagTGGTGAGGTTTATCAGAAGAGACTGCTATAGAGATTACAACTCTCTTAACTGTAGATTTTAGGAGTTTATCTTTAAGCAAGAAATTTTTAGTGAATCTAAACACTGGCTCCTCCCGTGGGTGGTTCATCTAACTTGTGTTAAACACCTCTCTGAGAGAGAAGAAtaattctttctcattttcaattTGCACTTAGCTCTGATTTAGACATCTATCTAGTCAATGGTTTAACTTCAATAACTTAAAGTAGATATTGCATGTTTCTATTCTATTGACTGTTTTGCTATAGAATCCTTTTATAAGCAATGGATATCTGCTTAAGGCATTAATTAAGCCTTGGTAGCCTAGAGTATAATTTGTCTTTAGACATATCTCCTTCCAAAACACATCACATATTTGCACTCTAGAAATTCCTATTTCTCCTAATGGACATTTTAGTGATCCTTGACTGACCTTGAAGTAGTTGTCTGTACCATAAATGATTTAAGATGGAGTAGGTGAGGTTTATTCTTACTGCTTTAAGGGAAACGAGAGCAAATAATGAACACATAAATATACCTCATTCCAATCTACTTACTTGTGTGGTCCTGAACATGTGTGGTCCACATTTGTCGTCCCTAGTTAAGGGACGACAAATGTGACTGGAGACAAGGAACAAAGCTTTGGCAGTTTCTTTCTcgaaatatgaaaacagaagactTTCAGGAAATGGCAAGCAGGATACCTTTTTGATACCTTTTGTccatccaaaagaaaaaaaaaatccctttctacAGAACAAGTCCTGAGCAAGTTCTAAGATGCAAAGGAGATTCTgagcaaaaaaatattctctataGAGAATAGCAGTGACTGTCTAAAGCTCAGTGAAGAGTTAAAATGGCACAAGAGATCATCAGGCATCTGCCCCCACATTCAGCCCCTACAGTGCTCCTTCTATCCTGTCTCTACTACTCATGTCTTCTTAATGAACTTAATAAAAAGAACTGTACATCTTCCAATTAGAAAAGTCATTTGTCAAAAAGAATAGACACTGATGTGATACACATCAGAGGGTATTTTTGGATTTGCAAAACACACTGGGTGTCTTTGTATTTACAAGGCACACTTACAGAACATCAAAATCAAGGCAAGGAATggcaaggcaagaaaaaagtgcttttttattAAGATGGAAAATTTAATGGAAAGAGTTGATGTGTTTTGCTATTATTCTTGACTTGCAGGTATATTCCCTCATTATACATCTGACAGTTTACATGAAAATGtatgggatgggatgggataaTCAAGAAGAATTGGTTTTTTAAGCATTCAGCCCAATAATTTACACCGTAATGGATATATGatttcctgatttatttatcTGTTACTATAAGAAAGCATTAAGACTTACCAATTCAGGATTTCCGGGTATGCATGTGGCCTTTAAGCTTTTGTAATGAGCAGTGGATcagatgtattttttctaaCCTACCTGAAAGGTTGCCCTTTAAAGGACTCTGTGTTTTTCAGGGAAAGCTCCCTTGTACAAAAAGGCCCGAGCTAATAAAGTCCTCTGCcagttaaagaaatgaaaggggagaggaagcttATTATCTCTAATTATCTCCAATAATTATCTCCAGATGTTAATTTATATGTATAATTGTAGGTAGTAGAAACAGAGTCTGAAATGAGATCAGGGGAATAAAGACCATAACAGAAACTATACTTGTCATGTTTTGTACAGAATAACAAGTGTTCTTTCTCTAAAATATATTAGGAAGACAAAACTAGGTAGGAATTATATTTGCTGAATTGTTGGGGaattctgcagttttattttgaataaaaagatacattctgagatgcatttttttcttttttaaaaaaatctccttcaGTTTACACATCTAAACATTGAAGGTGCAGGAATTTATTCAAGTTCAAGAAATCTACCTGTACAGCACAGGTAGTCAAAGCTCTCAGCAacatgaaatttcatttaaaaaaaacccaacacaaaccaaaacaagacaTTCTTTGCTGGACCAATTCTCTGCTTATATGAAAAAACAGTGAGAGATGGAAAGATTATACCAAACACTTTTACTTTTCACTTGAAACAATCTAAATGTCAAAGCTTTGAGAATAATTAGTAAGTAAATGATCAATTGCAATTGTTCcccaactgatttttttttttttaatacaaagtgttttttctaccaaagaaaaactgaggTGGCATTGTTTAAGAATTCTGGGGAATgtctttcaaagctttttaCTCTTGTGTGattctttctctcctgtaaacactattttccattaaaaaatgacaacagGATTTCAAACAAAATCTAAAGTTTGATGGACCAACCTGTAGTTCTTTCTTGCCCGTTTTGAAGATGGAtgcaatatttgcattttggtgGCTTTGCAGACTTCCCCTCATttccatgacctttcaaagagaGCAAAGTTAATTAAATGAAGCTATCTGGAACCAGGTTCAAAACAAGTGAAGTAAAGCAGTCTTTTTACAAAAGTTTATCAGTTAGAATGAGTTAGATCTAGTTAGCATAACTGACAGCATTAGCAGGTGAAGTATAACTGAATTTTGCCTTAGTACAATTAGACAAAATATGATTAACCACCTCTCCCAAACGGTAAAATAGCTTAGTGTGCTCAAGAAAATACATAGCCAAACTATTCAAACAAGATGTTAATcaaaaaggaatgcaaaactCTTCAGAAATGGCTGGGAAAAACAGGTTGTGAAAGCCAATAATGGTGACAGCATACCAGAGACCACCAGTGCAATTTGAATGGACACATCACCAATGTGGTATTCCTTACCCAGTCCTATTACTAAGGACACTTAGGAATGTCTGGGTTATCCAGGAGTACCTGATAGACTTCACAGGGGAAGAACCACTGGGATCCACAACCATGTCTCCAGGAAAATCCCATGTCTTTGTACCAACATAATATACAGCATGGCAGGACCTACCACACTATCTTGCCCAACGTCTCCCCAggactgcattttctttctcccacacAATGGGGAGGCTGCATAAAAAACCCACTGTGCTAACCCACTtggcttctctctctctctctctgtcatcTCTTGCCAAAAACAGGTAAGTTGGGTCATTCGTAAAATTGCATGTATCAGTGATGAAACTGTTCTGGTATCCAAATCCATTTAGACCTACACTGTCATTTGGTcttaaaccatgacagaagGATAGCTGGAGCTGCACAACTCCTTTCCAAACAACATTGTAGATGCAAAAAGTTCACATTAGTTCAAAGGAAGAttgaataaatatttggaagaatAGTCTGTTGAGGATTACATAGCAGACAACAAAAATCAggttcagaaaaatcaaaaagtaGCCAGATAGTATACTCAGATGACATGACATATATATGCTTGCCCAGTCTTTGTTTCTATGGGCAATTTTTTCTGGTCACTGTTTGAGAATAGATAGAGGACTAGACTCATCCTTCTTCTGACACTGTAGAACTGTTCCTGTGATGAAAAGAATAGTGGTATAGAATTTTACCTATTTCTCCATTACCCATTCTGGGATCATACATTGTTAGATGTTGACATTTTTCATCTGGATATTTAAAATCAgatgaaataacaaaatttctctttcctttaaaactgaCCTGAAGATTTCATAGTAACTTATAGTTAGTTAAGAATGataggttatgtgataaaaagcTTCTCTCCACACATATAGAGGAGCACAGAGAAAGAATGACAGTGGTGGGAGGGGAGTACAAATAACCTAAAAAAGCTCTTCATCATGCTATCACAGGACAGCAATCAGCCCCATTGTCCAGGTGGAAAAATCATCAAGATGAGTCAATAGAAAGGTTCTTATAtgatgcaggggaagagcacTTTGACATTGTAAAAGacttattatgggatgtttCTGGGGGGAACCAAAAGGGACACATTAAGCTGAtttagggaggaaaaaggatGGGAAAATAGAGAGATATGGGAATACAAGGGCATATTGGGTGTAGGTGGCAAGACTTTAGTAGCAGGGGTGTGTGTAGGTGTGGTCTCTGTGACAAGAGGCCAGGGGCTTCCCCATGTAGGATATAGGTAGGTCCAGATGGCTCCAAATATACCCAACACTGACCAAtgctgagcccatcagtgataTCTGaggcacctctgtgaaaacatgtttaagaaagggcaaGAAACATcagacagagagaggaggagggaaaaaaaggagtgagaaacagaagagtagacagcaaggtcagagaaggaagaggaggaggaggtgctctgTGACGccagagcagatatccactaCAGCCTGTGGGGAGTCCATGCAGAGCAGTTTTCCTGAAAGGAACTGCAGTCCATGGAAGAGCCCACGCTGGAGTAGATTTTCCTGATGGAAAAAGCAGCCCATTGAGAACACATGccaggacagatttttttcctgaagatctACAACCCATGGGAAGCATCCACACTGGAGctggggaaaagtgtgagagGGAAGGAGTACTAGAGGGAAATCGCTATGTTATgccctccccccatcccaccctgcACTGCTCAGGGAGGGGTAGAGGAGTATGGAGTGAAGGAGTGAAATTGAGATtggaagaggggagagaaaaggtgTTTTAACATTTGTTTATCACTACCCAAAcctattttaattggcaataaattaagttGTGTCTGTTTTACACACAATACTAACCAGTAAGGAATGTCCCTGTCTTTTTTACACTACAGTGGTAACTGGTAAGCAATGTCCCTGTCTtaatctcaacccatgagctttcttACCCTATTTTCTCACAACATTGCTCAATTATTTTATGACTTTATGATCTCTAATGCACTGGCAGATATGGCTTTACTTTTACTGTAAACTTCAGGAGTAAAAGTAATGGCAAGGAAGGTTATCCCATGGACACTAAAATGGAAGCAGGTGCCAGTGAAAAGATGATCTAATCCTACCCACACTGCTGATACACATTGTAAATGTCTACATATGGACAGATTAATCAAATCCCCTTGTCTCACAGAGAGATAATAAATTGTGCCCCAGGTCTGGAGTTCTGTGCTGCGCATAAGAGCATGCCAACCTTGATAATGGGCTCAAATTTAGATGTCAAAGGCTCTGGAAACAAACTTAAACGCAACTGTCAAAGGCATTATACACAGCCCTGCTGATTAGCCTGATTTCTAGTTAGTTGATTAGTCTCGACTACAGACTGTAATGGCTGATTTGCTGATCACTCAAGAGGCATTTGACACAAAACACTGTGTTTATCAAGGCATTGATGAATGACCTACTCAACcaactattttttgttttgattcttgTATCTTAAAGCTTAGAACAGTTTTTGTACTgtgaaagctgcattttgaaatattaatagaATATAATATTTCATATATGCCTATATGTAAGCCAttagatataaaaagaaatctgagtgTGGAATTAACACAGCTAGGTTTGCATacctaaaatataaatatctgcaTCTGAACTAATGACTCTTATGTTCCTTGCTGTCAATCAAGAAAAGGAGGCTTTTCAATGTAGTAGATCATCTAATCCTGTAGAAGACTTGAACAGATCATCAGTTTATTCATGACCTGAGagtaataatttttcttcactgatgtGGTGGTTTGACCTTGGCTAGCGgtcaggtgcccaccaagctggtctatcactccccctcctcaactagacaggagagagaaagtacgatgaaaggctcgtgggtcgagataaggacagggacatcactcagcaattactgtcatggaCAAAAtagacttgacttggggaaattaatttaatttattgccaatcgaatcagagtaggataataagaaataagaacaaatctaaaaaacaccttcctcccaaccgtcccttcttcccaggctcacaTTCACTCCtgacttctctacctccttcccccaagtggcgcagggggatgggaaaTGTCAGTTGCCTGCCAGTCTTTcttcctcatgctcttcccctgctccagcatggagtCCCTCCCAGgggagacagtccttcatgaaattctccaacgtgggtccttccctCGGGCTGCAGTTATTCAAGAGCTGCTCaagtgtgggtcctttccacagggtgcagtccttcaggaacagactgctccagtgcGGGTGTCCCACAGGGTCAtagttcctgccaggagcctgcacCAGCGggggctctccacagggtcacagtttccttcagggcacatccacctgcttcATTATGGGGTcctcctgtcctggtttcggctgggatagagttaattttcttcctagtagctggtatagtgctgtgctttggattttagtatgagaataatattgat
The DNA window shown above is from Ciconia boyciana chromosome 22, ASM3463844v1, whole genome shotgun sequence and carries:
- the LOC140662433 gene encoding olfactory receptor 6B1-like; this translates as MKNQTAINEFILLGFSYRLQVQFLLYLVFLVTYMVTITENAIIIFVVKRNHHLQKPMYYFLGNLSFLEIWYVSVTLPRLLFGFWSQSITISFSSCMTQLYFFISLMCTECVLLAVMAYDRYLAVCHPLRYPAIMTHKLCFQLSILSWAGGFSISLVKVSFISRLTFCGPQVINHFFCDISPVLNLSCTDMSLAETVDFVLALVILLIPLLIIVFSYCCILSTILCMPSAQGRRKAFSTCTSHFTVVIIFFSATLFMYARPRRIHPFNLNKIVSVFYAVFTPALNPLIYCLRNKEVKEILRKVIGTSCSAH